One Tunturibacter gelidoferens genomic region harbors:
- the leuS gene encoding leucine--tRNA ligase produces the protein MPETRTSEIGGKTVNIDESSSAAEGNQPQRYSPAEIEPKWQARWDADPSLYAAEGHDSGKPKYYCLEMLPYPSGALHIGHVRNYAIGDALARHMWMRGYNVLHPMGWDAFGLPAENAALKNGVPPREWTFANIAAMKKQFQRLGMGFDWSTEVTTCLPDYYKWNQWFFLKMFEKGLAYRKKSKVNWCPDCQTVLANEQVIGGRCWRHEDTVVELRDLTQWFLRITKYADELLDGLDKLEGWPEKVRTMQRNWIGRSEGAHVDFAVADGDAKITVFTTRVDTIFGATSVQLAPEHAVSKAFALEDDALRVQIEELLDQQQKARETDALGAIEKHGVFTGRFAVNPFNGERVPIWVANYILADYGTGAIMSVPAHDERDFEFAQKYGLAVRRVIAPVVDTKGAAGADTNDPALPYTGEDEAVLIDSGQWTGENCLEAQEKMAAFAKTKGFGTPTVTYRLKDWGVSRQRYWGTPIPMVYCDKCSPDEPLPVAENELPIVLPEQVDITQTNGSPLGRIAEFVNAKCPKCGGVARRETDTMDTFVDSSWYFYRYTDAKNSAAPFDSDKANYWFPIDQYIGGVEHAILHLIYSRFWTKVMRDLGLVKNDEPAERLFTQGMVIKDGAKMSKSRGNVVSPDLMIERYGSDATRMYALFAAPPDRDLEWQEEGVAGISRFLGKVYRLTTKFSSVARTNGAATRPKDQALLRRLHQTIAKVTQDFDGRWHFNTSISSIMILVNEITANEAAMDAGEISPAAVSEVLRGLILLLAPFAPFFVAEMWEELGGEGVVFRTQWPVVNEELAREDEIEIPVQVNGKLVSVVKVPAGSDDAVVKAAALADPKVIARIEGKTLVKVIVVPGKLVNLVVK, from the coding sequence ATGCCTGAGACACGAACGAGCGAAATCGGCGGGAAAACAGTGAATATTGATGAGAGTTCTTCTGCTGCGGAGGGGAATCAGCCGCAGCGGTACAGCCCGGCTGAGATCGAGCCGAAGTGGCAGGCCCGGTGGGATGCGGATCCGTCGCTGTATGCAGCCGAGGGGCACGATTCAGGGAAGCCAAAGTACTACTGCCTGGAGATGCTGCCGTACCCGAGCGGCGCGCTGCACATAGGGCATGTGCGGAACTATGCGATTGGGGATGCTCTGGCTCGGCATATGTGGATGCGCGGGTATAACGTGCTGCATCCGATGGGGTGGGATGCGTTTGGGCTGCCGGCGGAAAACGCGGCGTTGAAGAATGGAGTGCCGCCGCGGGAGTGGACGTTCGCGAATATTGCTGCGATGAAGAAGCAGTTCCAGCGCCTCGGGATGGGGTTCGACTGGTCGACTGAGGTGACGACTTGTTTGCCGGATTACTACAAGTGGAACCAGTGGTTCTTTTTGAAGATGTTCGAGAAGGGGCTCGCGTATCGGAAGAAGAGCAAGGTGAACTGGTGTCCGGATTGCCAGACGGTGCTGGCGAATGAGCAGGTGATTGGCGGGCGCTGCTGGAGGCATGAGGATACGGTCGTTGAGCTGCGGGATCTGACGCAGTGGTTTTTGCGGATTACGAAGTATGCGGATGAGTTGCTGGACGGGCTCGACAAGCTGGAGGGCTGGCCGGAGAAGGTCCGGACGATGCAGCGTAACTGGATCGGACGGAGCGAGGGGGCGCATGTAGATTTCGCTGTGGCGGATGGCGATGCGAAGATCACGGTGTTTACGACGCGGGTGGATACGATCTTTGGTGCGACGTCGGTGCAGCTTGCGCCAGAGCATGCGGTCTCGAAGGCGTTTGCGCTGGAGGATGATGCACTGCGGGTGCAGATTGAGGAGTTGCTGGATCAGCAACAGAAGGCTCGTGAGACCGATGCGCTGGGTGCGATTGAGAAGCACGGTGTGTTTACTGGGCGCTTCGCGGTGAATCCGTTCAACGGCGAGCGGGTGCCGATCTGGGTGGCGAACTACATTCTGGCGGACTATGGAACGGGTGCGATTATGAGCGTGCCGGCGCATGATGAAAGGGACTTCGAGTTTGCGCAGAAGTACGGGTTGGCAGTGCGCCGGGTAATTGCTCCTGTGGTTGATACAAAAGGCGCCGCGGGCGCTGATACAAATGATCCGGCGTTGCCCTATACCGGTGAAGATGAGGCCGTGCTGATCGATTCGGGGCAGTGGACTGGAGAGAACTGCCTTGAAGCGCAGGAGAAGATGGCTGCGTTTGCGAAGACAAAGGGGTTTGGTACTCCTACGGTTACATATCGGTTGAAGGACTGGGGAGTCAGCCGGCAGAGGTACTGGGGAACGCCGATTCCGATGGTGTACTGCGACAAGTGCTCGCCGGACGAGCCGTTGCCTGTGGCTGAGAACGAGTTGCCGATTGTGTTGCCGGAGCAGGTGGATATTACACAGACGAATGGCTCGCCGCTCGGGCGGATTGCCGAGTTTGTGAATGCGAAGTGCCCGAAGTGCGGGGGGGTGGCACGAAGAGAGACGGATACGATGGACACGTTCGTGGACTCGAGCTGGTACTTCTATCGGTACACGGATGCGAAGAATTCGGCCGCGCCGTTTGATTCGGATAAGGCGAACTATTGGTTTCCGATCGATCAGTACATCGGCGGAGTGGAGCATGCGATTCTGCATCTGATCTACTCGCGGTTCTGGACGAAGGTGATGCGGGATCTTGGGTTGGTCAAGAACGATGAGCCTGCGGAGCGGCTGTTTACGCAGGGGATGGTGATCAAAGACGGCGCGAAGATGTCGAAGTCGAGGGGCAACGTTGTGAGCCCGGATTTGATGATCGAGCGATATGGCTCAGACGCGACGAGAATGTATGCGCTGTTTGCGGCTCCGCCGGATCGTGATTTGGAGTGGCAGGAAGAGGGGGTTGCGGGGATCTCGCGGTTTTTGGGGAAGGTGTATCGGCTGACGACGAAGTTCTCGAGTGTTGCTCGTACGAATGGAGCTGCGACGAGGCCAAAGGATCAGGCGTTGTTGCGTCGTCTGCATCAGACGATTGCGAAGGTTACGCAGGACTTTGATGGACGATGGCACTTCAATACTTCGATCTCTTCAATCATGATTCTGGTGAACGAGATTACTGCGAACGAAGCCGCGATGGATGCGGGAGAGATCTCTCCGGCTGCGGTGTCTGAGGTGTTGCGTGGTCTGATTTTGCTGCTGGCTCCGTTTGCGCCGTTTTTTGTGGCGGAGATGTGGGAGGAACTTGGCGGCGAGGGCGTGGTGTTTCGCACGCAGTGGCCGGTGGTGAATGAAGAGCTTGCGCGGGAGGATGAGATTGAGATTCCGGTGCAGGTGAATGGCAAGCTGGTGAGTGTTGTGAAGGTGCCGGCGGGTAGCGATGATGCTGTTGTGAAGGCTGCTGCTTTGGCTGATCCCAAGGTGATCGCGCGGATTGAAGGCAAGACCTTAGTGAAGGTGATCGTGGTGCCGGGTAAGCTTGTGAATCTTGTGGTGAAGTAG
- a CDS encoding FAD-binding protein yields the protein MNKRQFLKGSCSLLTGTMLSRFVSAAEHQTADQSALQDAVHQTAPRTNWAGNLTFHTDTLYQPKTAEEVQHIVKSCDKLRALGRGHSFNAIADSTHAQMSLKQLDSIDIDAKARTATVGAGVTYGKLAPIIDAQGFAVPNLASLPHVSVIGACATATHGSGSNNGNLATIVSGLELVTADGTLHTLSRAKDGDQFLGQVVNLGGLGVVTKTTLDLQPTFQVAQVVYENLSFSQLEHHLDEIFLSGYSVSLFTDWQNHRATEVWVKRRLDPGATSVAFAPEFFGATQAKQKLHPVAGHAAESCTEQFGVPGPWYERLPHFKLNFTPSSGAEIQTEYFVPRDHAYEAILAVEQLRDRITPHLYITELRTIAPDNLWLSMAYQRPSLAIHFTWKPENDAVQALLPLIEEKLAPFNARPHWAKVNTIPPATLQRLYPRMSDYKTLLNQYDPQGKFRNQFLATNIFGA from the coding sequence ATGAATAAGAGACAGTTCCTCAAAGGCTCCTGCTCCCTCCTCACCGGAACCATGCTCTCCCGCTTCGTCTCCGCGGCCGAACATCAAACAGCCGACCAGTCCGCCCTGCAAGACGCCGTCCACCAGACCGCACCCCGAACCAACTGGGCCGGCAACCTCACCTTTCACACCGACACCCTCTACCAGCCCAAAACCGCCGAAGAGGTCCAACACATCGTCAAAAGCTGCGACAAGCTGCGCGCCCTCGGCCGCGGCCACTCCTTCAACGCCATCGCCGACAGCACCCACGCGCAGATGTCCCTCAAGCAGCTCGACTCCATCGACATCGACGCCAAAGCCCGCACCGCCACCGTCGGCGCCGGCGTCACCTACGGCAAGCTCGCTCCCATCATCGACGCCCAGGGCTTCGCCGTCCCCAATCTCGCCTCGCTCCCTCACGTCTCCGTCATCGGAGCCTGCGCCACCGCCACCCACGGCTCCGGCAGCAACAACGGCAACCTCGCCACCATCGTCTCCGGCCTCGAGCTCGTCACGGCCGACGGAACCCTCCACACCCTCTCCCGAGCCAAAGATGGCGACCAGTTCCTCGGCCAGGTCGTCAACCTCGGCGGCCTCGGCGTCGTCACCAAAACCACCCTCGACCTCCAACCCACCTTCCAGGTCGCGCAGGTCGTCTACGAAAACCTCTCCTTCTCCCAGCTCGAACACCATCTCGACGAGATCTTTCTCAGCGGCTACAGCGTCAGCCTCTTCACCGACTGGCAAAACCACCGCGCCACCGAAGTCTGGGTCAAACGCCGCCTCGATCCCGGCGCCACCTCTGTCGCCTTTGCCCCTGAATTCTTCGGCGCCACACAGGCCAAACAAAAACTCCACCCCGTCGCCGGCCACGCCGCCGAAAGCTGCACCGAACAGTTCGGCGTCCCCGGCCCCTGGTACGAGCGCCTCCCCCACTTCAAGCTCAACTTCACCCCCAGCAGCGGCGCCGAGATCCAGACCGAGTACTTCGTCCCCCGCGACCACGCCTACGAGGCCATCCTCGCCGTCGAGCAGCTCCGCGACCGCATTACCCCACACCTCTACATCACCGAGCTCCGCACCATCGCCCCCGACAACCTCTGGCTCAGCATGGCCTACCAGCGCCCCTCGCTCGCTATCCACTTCACCTGGAAGCCCGAGAACGACGCAGTCCAGGCCCTCCTCCCCCTCATCGAAGAAAAACTGGCGCCCTTCAACGCCCGCCCCCACTGGGCCAAGGTCAACACCATCCCGCCCGCAACCCTGCAGCGTCTCTACCCCAGGATGTCCGACTACAAAACCCTCCTCAACCAATACGACCCGCAAGGAAAGTTCCGCAACCAGTTCCTTGCCACCAACATCTTCGGAGCCTGA
- a CDS encoding DUF6526 family protein has protein sequence MPAPQNFKNHARFYPLFHFIILPLLLLNLVFSIYITINNWPGYQHTHLWGIVMAIVFFLLAGAARGSSLKAQDRIIRLEERLRLAALLPAADRAHIDELTVPQLIALRFASDAELPDLAHRALTKNMDPKAIKQAIVNWRPDNQRI, from the coding sequence ATGCCCGCCCCGCAGAACTTCAAAAACCACGCCCGCTTCTACCCTCTCTTTCACTTCATCATCCTTCCCCTGCTCCTGCTCAACCTCGTCTTCTCCATCTACATCACCATTAACAACTGGCCCGGCTACCAGCACACCCATCTCTGGGGAATCGTCATGGCCATCGTCTTCTTCCTGCTGGCCGGCGCAGCCCGTGGCTCCTCTCTCAAAGCGCAGGACCGCATCATCCGCCTCGAAGAGCGTCTCCGCCTCGCCGCGCTCCTCCCCGCCGCCGACCGCGCGCACATCGACGAGCTCACCGTCCCTCAACTCATCGCCCTACGCTTCGCCTCCGACGCCGAACTCCCCGACCTCGCCCACCGAGCCCTCACCAAAAACATGGACCCCAAGGCCATCAAGCAAGCCATCGTCAACTGGCGCCCCGACAACCAACGCATCTGA
- a CDS encoding fibronectin type III domain-containing protein, with translation MNRVVGILAISVLSSSVSAQESQTTPKAAQVRIIHGPEIELAKAHVTIINWTTNNPGGSPVHYGIVHYGTDPHRLIETAKSPIRLNPGHSSTVFRVRLDKLEPRTTYYYTVDSMESTGKGDGVKNSVNHFSTP, from the coding sequence ATGAACAGAGTGGTTGGAATATTGGCGATCTCGGTTTTGAGCAGCAGCGTGTCCGCCCAGGAAAGTCAAACGACTCCAAAAGCTGCGCAGGTACGGATCATCCATGGGCCCGAGATCGAATTGGCGAAGGCGCATGTGACGATTATCAACTGGACGACGAACAATCCCGGTGGCTCCCCCGTGCACTACGGAATCGTGCACTATGGGACAGATCCACATAGACTGATCGAGACCGCAAAATCTCCGATCAGGTTGAACCCGGGTCACTCATCGACGGTCTTCCGCGTACGTCTCGATAAACTCGAGCCACGGACGACCTACTACTACACCGTTGACTCGATGGAGTCCACCGGCAAGGGCGATGGAGTGAAGAACTCGGTCAACCACTTCAGTACCCCTTAG
- a CDS encoding TetR/AcrR family transcriptional regulator — protein MSSSPAKLAEVPELTVEQAPELMPERTPERTTDPRILRTRNLLQQALVNLMKEKQFDSLSVQDIAEAATINRATFYDHYPDKFALLECTVGTRFNELLSERGITFNGTCTAALRAIVLGVCDFIASAQLLCTDRPGQMEPHMESAIIAVVRRMLLDGLEKHPSAAPTSPQMIATTTAWAIYGAAKEWAQTPNRPPSSEIADTILTLVHPVLALIEPSHSAPA, from the coding sequence ATGTCCAGCTCTCCCGCAAAACTCGCCGAAGTTCCCGAGCTGACCGTAGAGCAAGCCCCCGAGCTCATGCCAGAGCGGACCCCCGAGCGGACTACAGATCCGCGCATCCTCCGCACCCGCAACCTCCTCCAGCAGGCCCTCGTCAACCTCATGAAAGAAAAGCAGTTTGACAGCCTCTCCGTGCAGGACATCGCCGAAGCCGCCACCATCAACCGCGCCACCTTCTACGACCACTACCCCGACAAGTTCGCCCTGCTCGAGTGCACCGTCGGCACCCGCTTCAACGAACTCCTCTCCGAACGCGGAATCACCTTCAACGGCACCTGCACCGCCGCCCTGCGCGCCATCGTCCTCGGAGTCTGCGACTTCATCGCCTCGGCCCAGCTCCTCTGCACCGACCGCCCCGGCCAGATGGAGCCCCACATGGAGTCCGCCATCATCGCCGTCGTCCGCCGCATGCTCCTCGACGGCCTCGAAAAACACCCCTCCGCCGCACCCACCTCCCCCCAGATGATCGCCACCACCACCGCATGGGCCATCTACGGCGCCGCCAAAGAGTGGGCACAAACCCCCAACCGCCCCCCCTCCAGCGAGATCGCAGACACCATCCTCACCCTCGTCCACCCCGTTCTGGCCCTGATCGAACCGTCCCACTCCGCCCCAGCTTAA
- a CDS encoding acyltransferase family protein, with product MPPASPAQKASSGDPENPGGFQHIPALDGIRGLAILMVLFFHLFASNPDTGSRLLDLLNRIRESCYLGVNLFFVLSGFLITGILLDTRALPHFFKTFYARRTLRIFPLYYGVLIVLFLLTRPLHFIWSGWPIYYLTYTANLALWTVGPLNLHAFNINHFWSLQVEEQFYLVWPFLVYRIKRLQTLITFSLVACAAILTLRIILVALRPRLHNLYLPYSPTFSCADNLLFGGTLCALLRTPARQSILALAPRVLAICVVILIVAGLRYHGLLWETNFFIPTFGFTLVAISFAALIAMALRRGSKTQQLFSNSALRFFGKYSYGIYVFHYSLETMLNSPTRLYVTSHLHSKALGVLAGACVVMAATIPVALLSYHFYESRFLSLKRYFSYNKKETSTPLQAI from the coding sequence ATGCCTCCGGCCTCCCCCGCGCAGAAAGCTTCCTCCGGCGATCCCGAAAATCCCGGCGGTTTTCAGCACATTCCAGCACTCGACGGCATTCGAGGACTCGCCATCCTCATGGTTCTCTTCTTCCACCTCTTCGCGTCTAATCCCGACACCGGCTCAAGACTTCTGGATCTCCTCAACCGCATCCGCGAGTCCTGCTACCTCGGCGTCAACCTCTTCTTCGTTCTCTCCGGCTTTCTCATCACCGGCATTCTGCTCGACACACGCGCCCTCCCTCACTTCTTCAAGACCTTCTACGCCCGCCGCACCCTGCGCATCTTCCCGCTCTACTACGGCGTTCTCATCGTGCTATTTCTTCTCACTCGCCCTCTTCACTTCATCTGGTCAGGCTGGCCGATCTACTATCTGACCTACACCGCCAACCTCGCCCTCTGGACCGTCGGCCCTCTCAATCTGCACGCGTTCAACATCAACCACTTCTGGTCTCTCCAGGTCGAGGAGCAGTTCTATCTCGTCTGGCCCTTTCTCGTCTATCGAATCAAGCGCCTCCAGACACTCATCACCTTCTCCCTCGTCGCCTGCGCAGCGATCCTCACGCTCCGCATCATCCTCGTAGCCCTGCGCCCCCGGCTTCACAACCTCTATCTCCCCTACTCCCCCACCTTCTCCTGCGCCGACAACCTCCTCTTCGGCGGCACCCTCTGCGCTCTTCTCCGCACCCCCGCCCGTCAATCTATCCTCGCGCTCGCCCCCAGAGTCCTCGCCATCTGCGTAGTAATCCTCATCGTCGCCGGGCTCCGCTATCACGGCCTCCTCTGGGAGACCAACTTCTTCATCCCTACTTTCGGTTTCACCCTCGTCGCCATCTCCTTCGCAGCACTCATCGCCATGGCCCTGCGCCGCGGTTCAAAGACCCAACAACTCTTCTCCAACAGCGCCCTTCGCTTCTTCGGCAAATACAGCTATGGCATCTACGTCTTCCACTACTCCCTCGAAACAATGCTCAACAGTCCAACTCGTCTCTACGTCACCAGCCATCTCCACTCCAAAGCCCTCGGAGTTCTCGCCGGAGCCTGCGTAGTCATGGCTGCCACCATCCCAGTCGCGCTGCTCAGCTATCACTTTTACGAATCCCGCTTCCTCAGCCTCAAGCGCTACTTCAGCTACAACAAAAAGGAAACATCCACCCCGCTTCAGGCGATCTAG
- a CDS encoding FMN-dependent NADH-azoreductase gives MSTLLVVNSSPFNETSVSRHLSEEFVQNWKQANPNGRVITRDLTSSDLKTVDAAWVGAAYTPKDARTAEQKQALEVSDTLLGELRAADEYVFGVPMHNFGIPSLLKLWIDQIARVGETFSYSEAGPKGLLQGKKATFLIASGGAYDAGTVMASFNHVEPYLRSVFGFIGVTDTKFLSAGGASAVMSGQVDRATFLKPHVEAIRSQFVAA, from the coding sequence ATGTCCACTTTGCTTGTTGTGAATTCCAGCCCCTTTAATGAGACCTCGGTCTCTCGCCATCTCTCTGAGGAGTTCGTCCAGAACTGGAAGCAGGCGAACCCGAACGGAAGAGTGATCACCCGCGACCTGACCTCGAGCGATCTGAAGACGGTCGATGCTGCCTGGGTTGGGGCCGCGTATACGCCGAAGGATGCTCGCACGGCGGAGCAGAAGCAGGCGCTTGAGGTGTCCGATACGCTGCTCGGCGAACTGCGGGCGGCCGATGAGTATGTCTTTGGCGTGCCGATGCACAACTTCGGGATTCCTTCGCTGCTGAAGCTGTGGATCGACCAGATTGCTCGCGTCGGCGAGACGTTTTCGTATTCGGAAGCAGGGCCGAAGGGTCTTCTGCAGGGGAAGAAGGCTACGTTCCTGATCGCCTCCGGTGGGGCCTATGACGCGGGGACGGTGATGGCTTCGTTCAACCATGTTGAGCCTTATCTGCGTTCGGTGTTCGGTTTCATTGGCGTGACGGATACGAAGTTCCTGTCGGCCGGCGGCGCTTCGGCGGTGATGTCTGGGCAGGTGGATCGGGCTACGTTCCTTAAGCCGCATGTTGAGGCGATTCGTTCGCAGTTTGTGGCTGCTTAA
- the guaA gene encoding glutamine-hydrolyzing GMP synthase, translating to MDTSTVVILDFGSQYTQLIARRVREFNVFSIVLPCTAPLEQVKALNPKGVILSGGPCSVYDADAPNADEGVLAMGVPVLGICYGLQFIVHHLGGRVVGAAAREYGHAEVTVVAETPLFRGLPGTMDVWMSHGDEAEELPLGFQLTAKTANAVAGIADEARRIWAVQFHPEVAHTRQGMELLKNFCLDICGAEQDWTPEHFIQSTVERVRAQVGTGHAICGLSGGVDSSVAAVLVARAIGDRLTCIFVNNGVLRKDEFLKVQTTMREQLGLNVVAVDSSQRFLEKLAGVTDPEKKRKVIGNEFIAVFDDEAKKIFEAQKDSQPSAGEEIAWLVQGTLYPDVIESSSVHGPSHTIKSHHNVGGLPADMKLKLIEPLRDLFKDEVRRIGRDLGMPEDIIERQPFPGPGLAVRILGEVTAERVAILQEADQIVVDEIKKAGLYRKVWQSFAVLLPVKSVGVMGDQRTYANTCAVRAVESEDGMTADWAPLPYEVLRTISSRIVSEVRGINRVVYDITSKPPGTIEWE from the coding sequence GTGGATACCTCAACGGTTGTTATTCTGGATTTTGGGTCGCAGTATACGCAGCTGATTGCGCGGCGTGTTCGTGAATTCAATGTATTTTCTATCGTATTGCCTTGTACGGCCCCGCTTGAACAGGTGAAGGCGCTGAACCCGAAGGGTGTGATTCTTTCAGGAGGGCCGTGCTCTGTCTATGACGCGGACGCGCCTAATGCTGATGAGGGTGTACTGGCGATGGGTGTGCCGGTGCTGGGGATCTGCTATGGGCTGCAGTTCATCGTTCATCATCTGGGAGGGAGGGTGGTGGGGGCCGCGGCGCGTGAGTACGGGCATGCCGAGGTGACGGTGGTGGCGGAGACGCCGCTGTTTCGCGGGTTGCCGGGGACGATGGATGTCTGGATGTCGCATGGGGACGAGGCGGAAGAGTTGCCGCTGGGGTTTCAGCTGACGGCGAAGACTGCGAATGCGGTGGCGGGGATCGCGGATGAGGCGAGAAGGATCTGGGCGGTGCAGTTTCATCCTGAGGTGGCGCATACGCGGCAGGGGATGGAGCTGCTGAAGAACTTTTGCCTGGATATCTGCGGGGCGGAGCAGGACTGGACGCCGGAACATTTTATTCAGTCGACCGTGGAGAGGGTTCGTGCGCAGGTGGGGACGGGTCATGCGATCTGTGGGTTGAGTGGTGGTGTGGATTCGAGCGTGGCTGCGGTGCTGGTGGCGCGGGCGATTGGGGACCGGCTGACCTGTATTTTTGTGAACAACGGAGTGCTGCGGAAGGATGAGTTTCTGAAGGTGCAGACGACGATGCGCGAGCAGTTGGGGCTGAATGTGGTCGCGGTGGATTCTTCACAGCGCTTTCTGGAGAAGCTTGCTGGAGTAACGGATCCGGAGAAGAAGCGAAAGGTGATTGGGAACGAGTTTATTGCCGTGTTCGATGATGAGGCGAAGAAGATCTTCGAGGCGCAGAAGGACAGTCAGCCGAGTGCGGGAGAGGAGATCGCGTGGTTGGTGCAGGGCACGCTGTATCCGGATGTGATTGAGTCGAGCAGCGTGCATGGGCCGAGTCATACGATCAAGAGTCACCACAATGTTGGAGGCCTGCCGGCGGATATGAAGCTGAAGCTGATTGAGCCGCTGCGCGATCTGTTCAAAGATGAGGTGCGGCGGATTGGGCGGGACCTGGGTATGCCTGAGGACATCATTGAACGGCAGCCGTTTCCGGGGCCGGGGCTTGCGGTGAGGATTCTTGGCGAGGTGACGGCGGAGCGCGTGGCTATTCTGCAGGAGGCCGATCAGATTGTGGTGGATGAGATTAAGAAGGCAGGGCTCTATCGGAAGGTTTGGCAGAGCTTTGCGGTGCTGCTGCCAGTGAAATCGGTGGGGGTGATGGGGGATCAGCGGACGTATGCGAATACCTGCGCGGTGAGGGCGGTGGAGAGCGAGGATGGGATGACGGCGGATTGGGCTCCGCTGCCGTATGAGGTGCTAAGGACGATCTCGAGCAGGATTGTGAGCGAGGTAAGAGGGATCAATCGGGTGGTGTATGACATTACGTCGAAGCCGCCGGGGACGATTGAGTGGGAGTAG
- a CDS encoding deoxyribonuclease IV: MTSSAITKTGKKRIGVHVGTAGGTWTAVERAVAAGANTFQIFSSSPRQWRAATVKPEDAKKMRELRAKHDVGPVAVHASYLINLCSQTESVRTSSVGAFRGEVERALALGAEYLVLHPGSWKGLTREEGLRLAAESIERAIDGVPWEGKDFRILIENTAGAEFSLGGKLEQVAELVETLKACAPVGVCLDTCHVHVAGYDLVSPDGYVETMLLVKDTVGFDAVKVWHCNDAKAAMGSKLDRHEHIGEGTIGAEVFRRLLHDERFAHAAFIAETPVDAPGDEARNVGVLRTLAAG; the protein is encoded by the coding sequence ATGACGAGTTCAGCTATCACAAAGACGGGGAAGAAGCGGATTGGCGTGCATGTGGGCACTGCGGGGGGAACGTGGACTGCGGTGGAGCGGGCAGTGGCGGCGGGGGCGAATACCTTTCAGATTTTTTCTTCGAGTCCGCGGCAGTGGCGGGCGGCGACGGTGAAGCCGGAGGATGCGAAGAAGATGCGGGAGCTGCGGGCGAAGCATGATGTGGGGCCGGTGGCGGTGCATGCTAGTTATCTGATCAATCTCTGCAGCCAGACGGAGAGCGTGCGGACCAGTAGCGTAGGCGCCTTTCGTGGGGAGGTGGAGCGGGCGCTGGCGCTGGGGGCGGAGTACCTGGTGCTGCATCCGGGGAGCTGGAAGGGGCTGACGCGGGAGGAGGGGCTGCGGCTGGCGGCGGAGTCGATTGAGAGGGCGATCGATGGGGTGCCGTGGGAGGGGAAAGATTTCAGGATTTTGATTGAGAATACGGCTGGAGCGGAGTTTTCACTTGGCGGGAAGCTGGAGCAGGTGGCGGAGCTGGTGGAGACGCTGAAGGCTTGCGCGCCGGTGGGGGTGTGTCTGGATACGTGCCATGTGCATGTGGCGGGGTATGACCTGGTGTCGCCGGATGGGTATGTGGAGACGATGCTGCTGGTTAAGGATACGGTGGGGTTCGATGCGGTGAAGGTGTGGCATTGCAATGATGCGAAGGCGGCGATGGGGTCGAAGCTGGATCGGCATGAGCATATTGGAGAGGGGACGATTGGGGCGGAGGTGTTTCGGCGGCTGCTGCATGATGAGCGGTTTGCGCATGCGGCGTTTATTGCGGAGACGCCGGTGGACGCTCCGGGGGATGAGGCAAGGAATGTTGGGGTGTTGCGGACGCTGGCGGCGGGATAG